The Desulfopila inferna genome includes a region encoding these proteins:
- a CDS encoding IS3 family transposase: EMFYNSKRYHSYLGYLSPMDFEKLSVMKKAA; encoded by the coding sequence TGAAATGTTCTACAATAGCAAAAGATATCATTCATACCTTGGCTATCTCAGTCCAATGGATTTTGAGAAATTGTCAGTTATGAAAAAAGCAGCTTAG